A region of Subtercola boreus DNA encodes the following proteins:
- a CDS encoding RNA polymerase sigma factor: MDGASTPSLVDADDRTLAGRAADGDVRAFEVLVRRYSPLMRAYATRVLGSNDETDDVVQEAFITAWQQLSTLADPSVVKSWLMRIVSRKSIDRIRARKLHVDIDDHEQEAPPSSTPPQVAEAHSREAALGQALNAMPAEQRQCWILKEIADYSYDDIAQELDLPVSTVRGLLARARKNLIREMEAWR, encoded by the coding sequence ATGGATGGAGCATCCACGCCCTCACTCGTCGACGCCGACGACCGCACCCTCGCGGGCCGTGCCGCCGATGGCGACGTGCGCGCCTTCGAGGTACTGGTGCGGCGGTACAGCCCCCTGATGCGCGCCTACGCGACACGGGTGCTCGGTTCGAACGACGAGACCGACGACGTGGTGCAGGAGGCCTTCATCACCGCGTGGCAGCAGCTGTCGACGCTCGCCGACCCGAGTGTGGTGAAGAGTTGGCTGATGCGCATCGTGAGCCGGAAGAGCATCGACCGCATCCGTGCCCGGAAGCTCCACGTCGACATCGACGACCACGAGCAGGAGGCGCCGCCGTCGAGCACGCCCCCGCAGGTCGCCGAGGCCCACTCGCGCGAGGCGGCACTCGGCCAGGCCCTCAACGCCATGCCGGCCGAGCAGCGCCAGTGCTGGATTCTCAAGGAGATCGCCGACTACAGTTACGACGACATCGCCCAGGAGCTCGACCTGCCCGTTTCCACCGTCCGCGGGCTGCTCGCCAGGGCCCGCAAGAACCTGATCCGTGAGATGGAGGCGTGGCGATGA
- a CDS encoding Asp23/Gls24 family envelope stress response protein, giving the protein MTGDAELEGFEPADLDGHTIDELSDYLAAGRQPLDPSIESSPGCQIALDAMLRLKGLSLSLLESDVAEQPATDESFIAGILNSIGFEAQSGRNIPVQHPSAHASLTLTEGAVRGLIRAAGDTVSGVLIGRCVLQGEVSIPGEPISVLVDASVFWGESIPLAAARIREAIYAELLKHTELNIVAIDVTIHDVHLSRSLGEQSVEEIE; this is encoded by the coding sequence ATGACCGGAGACGCAGAACTCGAAGGCTTCGAGCCGGCCGACCTCGACGGCCACACCATCGACGAGCTGAGCGACTACCTCGCGGCGGGCCGCCAGCCGCTCGATCCCAGCATCGAGTCCTCGCCGGGCTGCCAGATCGCACTCGACGCCATGCTCCGGCTGAAGGGGCTGTCGCTGTCGCTGCTGGAATCGGATGTCGCGGAGCAACCGGCCACCGACGAGAGCTTCATCGCGGGCATCCTGAACAGCATCGGCTTCGAAGCGCAGTCCGGGCGGAACATCCCGGTGCAGCATCCGTCGGCGCACGCGTCGCTCACCCTCACGGAGGGTGCTGTGCGGGGGCTCATCCGTGCGGCCGGGGACACGGTGTCCGGAGTGCTGATCGGCCGGTGCGTGCTGCAGGGCGAGGTGAGCATCCCCGGCGAACCGATCTCGGTGCTCGTCGACGCGAGCGTGTTCTGGGGCGAGTCGATTCCGCTGGCCGCTGCGCGCATCCGCGAGGCCATCTACGCCGAGCTGCTGAAACACACCGAACTGAACATCGTCGCGATCGACGTGACCATCCACGATGTGCACCTGTCGCGGAGTCTCGGCGAGCAGTCCGTCGAGGAGATCGAATGA
- a CDS encoding AraC family transcriptional regulator: MGQTRDTSRVQWSLAGQDGIDRAPVRIDCADPHAFRSRGTRWTFGDVIVSDTIHTACTVSSVETGGVDDRDRVSAIFVLSGGYDIVDADRELSLGKGRAGWLSVRRQVSGTSVQTSRVVRVAVPRESLGGAEQGHRSLGRFDEALMLTAPTLAFVLGLMGRADEPGFGVDGGTDGDVGNGHPAVRALSQLVSALFREQSGRVEARALPAAGLWAAALALIDREFRDPLLDPASLAVRLHISLRQLQRAFAQNRSTISDAIRDRRAESAAALLADTGSNVGLPLGGVAAASGFSSTKEMRFALRTRHGMTPREFRSASATSMLAPTAVPSAVVAPPAAVVPTASPVRVAVTVS, encoded by the coding sequence GTGGGACAGACTCGAGACACCAGCCGGGTGCAGTGGTCCCTCGCCGGCCAGGACGGAATCGACCGGGCACCCGTGCGCATCGACTGCGCCGACCCGCATGCCTTCCGTTCGCGTGGCACACGGTGGACGTTCGGCGACGTGATCGTCTCAGACACGATCCACACGGCGTGCACGGTCTCGTCTGTCGAGACCGGTGGGGTGGATGACCGGGACCGCGTCAGCGCGATCTTCGTCCTCTCCGGCGGGTACGACATCGTCGATGCCGACCGGGAGCTCTCCCTCGGAAAAGGCAGAGCGGGCTGGCTTTCAGTCCGGAGACAGGTCTCCGGCACCAGCGTGCAGACCTCTCGGGTGGTTCGCGTCGCCGTTCCGCGCGAGTCGCTCGGGGGCGCCGAACAAGGTCACCGGTCGTTGGGACGGTTCGACGAGGCACTGATGCTCACGGCACCGACGCTCGCCTTCGTGCTCGGGCTGATGGGCCGCGCCGATGAGCCGGGCTTCGGCGTCGACGGGGGCACCGACGGGGATGTCGGCAACGGGCATCCGGCGGTCAGGGCACTGAGCCAGCTGGTCTCGGCACTGTTCCGCGAGCAGAGCGGCCGTGTCGAAGCCCGGGCCCTGCCCGCTGCCGGCCTCTGGGCTGCCGCGCTCGCCCTGATCGACCGGGAGTTCCGCGACCCGCTGCTCGACCCTGCGTCCCTGGCCGTGCGACTGCACATCTCGCTCCGCCAGTTGCAGCGCGCTTTTGCGCAGAACCGGTCGACGATCAGCGATGCGATCCGCGACCGACGCGCGGAGTCGGCGGCAGCCCTTCTGGCGGACACGGGCAGCAACGTTGGGCTTCCGCTCGGCGGAGTCGCTGCCGCGAGCGGCTTCTCGAGCACCAAGGAGATGCGGTTCGCGCTGCGGACCCGCCACGGCATGACTCCGCGCGAGTTCCGGTCGGCCTCGGCGACCTCGATGCTGGCACCGACGGCAGTGCCGTCAGCGGTGGTGGCGCCGCCAGCAGCGGTGGTGCCGACCGCGTCGCCGGTACGAGTGGCCGTGACAGTCTCCTGA
- a CDS encoding MarR family winged helix-turn-helix transcriptional regulator — protein MPESFDDPLALENQVCYALAVAARTVTGLYRPILEPLGLTHPQYLVMLALWEQNPRSLRGLAAALSLEPATLSPLLRRLESAGHVRRERNAADERMLDITLTESGLALRAAALSIPPRVAQALDMSVAELEQLRAVLHRVIGAASTTTPVPEPAVPEQAVREQAVR, from the coding sequence GTGCCCGAATCGTTCGACGACCCGCTCGCCCTGGAGAACCAGGTCTGTTACGCACTGGCGGTCGCGGCGCGTACCGTGACCGGTCTCTACCGGCCGATCCTCGAACCCCTCGGGCTGACGCACCCCCAGTACCTCGTGATGCTCGCGCTCTGGGAACAGAATCCGCGCTCGCTCCGCGGCCTCGCGGCGGCGCTCAGCCTCGAACCCGCGACACTGTCGCCGCTCCTCAGGCGCCTCGAATCGGCCGGCCACGTTCGGCGCGAGAGGAACGCGGCAGACGAACGGATGCTCGACATCACCCTCACGGAGAGCGGGCTCGCGCTCCGCGCCGCTGCGCTCAGCATTCCTCCGCGGGTCGCCCAGGCCCTGGACATGTCGGTCGCGGAGCTCGAGCAGCTCCGCGCGGTGCTGCACCGGGTGATCGGGGCCGCGAGCACGACGACCCCGGTTCCGGAGCCGGCTGTTCCGGAGCAGGCGGTGCGGGAGCAGGCGGTGCGGTAG
- a CDS encoding TraR/DksA family transcriptional regulator produces the protein MGDEPVSDEPVSGQGEGAAVPPAMPDAIPLTDAQLAHLEAALRRQRESLDAELRRMTGSLADVREARSDASADDEHDPEGPTLSSEWSRIAGVTDGLARSSAEVDAALERLAAGTYGACIRCGQPIGFERLDALPSAALCITCARLV, from the coding sequence GTGGGTGACGAGCCGGTGAGCGACGAGCCGGTGAGCGGGCAGGGCGAGGGGGCCGCGGTGCCGCCCGCGATGCCTGACGCGATACCGCTGACGGATGCCCAGCTCGCCCACCTCGAAGCCGCCCTCCGGCGGCAGCGCGAAAGCCTCGACGCTGAGCTCCGGCGCATGACGGGGTCGCTCGCCGACGTGCGGGAGGCCCGGAGCGACGCCTCGGCCGACGACGAGCACGACCCCGAGGGCCCGACGCTCTCGTCGGAGTGGTCGCGGATCGCGGGCGTGACGGACGGACTCGCGCGGTCCTCTGCCGAGGTCGACGCCGCGCTCGAACGTCTCGCGGCCGGTACCTACGGGGCATGCATCCGGTGCGGTCAGCCGATCGGTTTCGAGCGTCTGGATGCCCTCCCCTCGGCCGCGCTCTGCATCACCTGCGCGCGGTTGGTCTGA
- a CDS encoding HAD-IIB family hydrolase: protein MTTTPRLVAFDLDDTLAPSKSPLDPAMASLLIELLDVTEVCIISGGQISQFQMQVIDNLTTASDAQLEHLHLMPTCGTQYYLHQNGAWNQIYAQNLTDDEKARALEVVERIAKKLGYWETETWGPILEDRGSQITFSALGQAAPVAVKTAWDPTGEKKNSLREAAQAELPDLEVRAGGSTSVDITRQGIDKAYGMTKLADLTGIPLDDMLFVGDRLDENGNDYPVKVLGVECVAVEGWHDTAAYLEKLIPELRAAKSAE from the coding sequence GTGACGACAACCCCCCGGCTGGTGGCATTCGACCTCGACGACACTCTCGCCCCCTCGAAATCGCCGCTCGATCCGGCGATGGCTTCGCTGCTCATCGAGCTGCTCGACGTCACCGAGGTGTGCATCATCTCGGGCGGCCAGATCTCGCAGTTCCAGATGCAGGTCATCGACAACCTGACCACCGCCAGCGATGCGCAGCTCGAACACCTGCACCTGATGCCGACGTGCGGCACGCAGTACTACCTGCACCAGAACGGCGCGTGGAACCAGATCTACGCCCAGAACCTGACCGACGACGAGAAGGCTCGCGCCCTCGAGGTCGTCGAGCGCATCGCGAAGAAGCTCGGCTACTGGGAGACCGAGACCTGGGGCCCGATCCTCGAGGACCGGGGTTCGCAGATCACGTTCTCGGCCCTCGGCCAGGCCGCGCCTGTTGCCGTGAAGACGGCCTGGGACCCGACGGGTGAGAAGAAGAACAGCCTCCGCGAGGCGGCACAGGCCGAGCTCCCCGACCTCGAAGTGCGGGCCGGTGGATCGACGAGCGTCGACATCACCCGCCAGGGCATCGACAAGGCCTACGGAATGACGAAACTCGCCGACCTGACGGGCATCCCCCTCGACGACATGCTCTTCGTGGGCGACCGTCTCGACGAGAACGGCAACGACTACCCGGTGAAGGTGCTGGGCGTCGAGTGCGTGGCGGTCGAGGGCTGGCACGACACGGCCGCCTATCTCGAGAAGCTCATCCCCGAGCTGCGGGCGGCGAAGTCCGCCGAGTGA
- a CDS encoding DinB family protein, with protein sequence MDEKETLHSYLRIRRADLLGKLDGLSEYDARRPLTPTGTNLLGLVKHVASVQLGYFGEVFGRPATHPVAEQITALDAAGAVAAAASPVAAGAVAADADAEADAFEDADLWVPATQSRAEILDFHHFSAAHADATIAGLALDAPGEVPWWQPERRAVTLHQILVHMIAETARHAGHADIVRESIDGQLGNGPADPNVPARSAASWAAYRARIEEAAVHSGGAQPIRAE encoded by the coding sequence ATGGACGAGAAAGAGACACTCCACAGCTACCTCCGCATCCGCCGGGCCGACCTGCTCGGCAAGCTCGACGGGCTCAGCGAATACGATGCCCGCCGCCCGCTCACGCCCACCGGAACCAACCTGCTCGGCCTCGTGAAGCACGTGGCGAGCGTGCAGCTCGGCTACTTCGGCGAGGTCTTCGGGCGGCCGGCGACGCATCCCGTGGCGGAGCAGATCACGGCCCTGGATGCCGCTGGCGCGGTCGCGGCCGCCGCCTCCCCGGTCGCCGCCGGCGCGGTCGCCGCCGATGCCGATGCCGAGGCCGATGCCTTCGAGGATGCCGACCTCTGGGTGCCCGCCACCCAGTCCCGCGCCGAGATCCTCGACTTCCACCACTTCTCGGCGGCCCATGCCGATGCCACCATCGCCGGTCTCGCCCTCGACGCTCCCGGCGAGGTGCCGTGGTGGCAGCCGGAGCGGCGTGCGGTCACGCTCCACCAGATCCTCGTGCACATGATCGCCGAGACCGCCCGGCACGCCGGCCACGCGGACATCGTGCGCGAGTCGATCGACGGACAGCTCGGCAACGGGCCGGCCGACCCCAACGTGCCCGCCCGCAGCGCCGCCTCGTGGGCGGCCTACCGCGCCCGCATCGAGGAGGCCGCCGTGCATTCGGGAGGAGCTCAGCCGATCCGAGCCGAATAG
- a CDS encoding DNA alkylation repair protein, protein MPFADELLGPGVATRLADVLAGVRPGHPFDAVREAAGAFAPLGLRQRTDLVATALRHELPGGFDELEAVFRDAMGDPRFTGWMIWPVTEAVTARALEQGGDASFDSAMALLADLTGRLTSEFAIRGLLQANLARALPIIQSWTRSDDEHVRRLASEGTRAFLPWAIRVPALSAAPESTLPVITALYRDESEYVRRSVANHLNDLSRQHPDLAARVASEWMLAADGNTQRVVKHGLRSLVKKGHPATLALFGFDPQHGVEVEGPVLAADSVAVGGELPFSVILTNETGEEQRLVVDYVVHHFKANGGQTTKVFKLATVTLAAGQSVTYERRHSFKLITTRRYHPGTHAIEVQVNGVASGRAEFELTV, encoded by the coding sequence ATGCCCTTCGCCGATGAACTCCTGGGGCCGGGCGTCGCCACGCGTCTGGCCGATGTGCTCGCGGGCGTGCGCCCCGGGCATCCATTCGACGCCGTGCGGGAAGCCGCCGGAGCGTTCGCCCCGCTCGGCCTCCGACAGCGCACCGACCTGGTCGCGACCGCGCTGCGACACGAGCTACCGGGCGGGTTCGACGAGCTCGAGGCGGTGTTCCGCGACGCGATGGGCGATCCGCGCTTCACGGGCTGGATGATCTGGCCCGTCACCGAGGCGGTGACCGCCCGCGCGCTCGAACAGGGTGGCGACGCGAGCTTCGACTCCGCGATGGCACTGCTGGCCGACCTGACCGGGCGGCTCACGAGCGAGTTCGCGATCCGCGGGCTGCTGCAGGCGAACCTGGCGCGGGCTCTGCCGATCATCCAGAGCTGGACGCGGAGCGACGACGAGCACGTGCGGCGGCTCGCGAGCGAGGGCACGCGGGCGTTCCTGCCGTGGGCGATCCGGGTGCCCGCGCTCAGCGCCGCCCCCGAGAGCACTCTGCCGGTCATCACGGCGCTCTACCGCGACGAGAGCGAGTACGTGCGGCGGTCGGTCGCGAACCACCTGAACGACCTGAGCCGGCAGCATCCCGATCTGGCGGCGCGCGTGGCGAGCGAATGGATGCTCGCCGCCGACGGGAACACGCAGCGGGTCGTGAAGCACGGCCTCCGCTCCCTCGTGAAGAAGGGTCACCCGGCCACGTTGGCGCTGTTCGGGTTCGACCCGCAGCACGGGGTGGAGGTCGAGGGGCCGGTGCTGGCCGCGGACTCTGTCGCCGTCGGCGGCGAGCTGCCGTTCAGCGTGATCCTCACCAACGAGACCGGCGAGGAGCAGCGGCTCGTCGTCGACTATGTGGTGCACCACTTCAAAGCGAACGGCGGGCAGACCACGAAAGTGTTCAAGCTCGCCACCGTGACGCTGGCCGCCGGTCAGTCGGTGACCTACGAGCGGCGGCACTCCTTCAAGCTGATCACGACGCGCCGCTACCACCCGGGCACCCATGCGATCGAGGTGCAGGTGAACGGCGTCGCGTCGGGCCGTGCGGAGTTCGAGCTCACCGTCTGA
- a CDS encoding TetR/AcrR family transcriptional regulator: MPDSPPALEGPKKKNSRGPLSRDEVVDGALAIIDAQGFDSLTMRSLGTRLNAYPASLYWHAGNRAQLLALVCQRVLETVDLPDVTIPWQDWVTQMARATRRSLSHHPNLAAYITSQLQVSIVSLTLAERTLTVLKNGGFEGEQLLMVYNTIMGTVFGWIAAEYAIDPDETDFEWRERFEQQLRLGGDDLPTLGELLPLVANRAFMLRWSSAKVMPMQGSFEFMLQTLIRGLEAATPERPGSPEASSERG, translated from the coding sequence ATGCCTGATTCGCCGCCCGCGCTGGAGGGCCCGAAGAAGAAGAACTCCCGGGGCCCCCTCTCGCGCGACGAGGTCGTCGACGGCGCCCTCGCCATCATCGACGCCCAGGGGTTCGACTCGCTGACCATGCGGTCGCTCGGCACGCGGCTGAACGCCTATCCGGCGTCGCTGTACTGGCATGCGGGCAACCGTGCCCAGCTGTTGGCGCTCGTCTGCCAGCGGGTGCTCGAGACCGTCGATTTGCCCGACGTCACCATTCCGTGGCAGGACTGGGTCACGCAGATGGCGCGTGCCACGCGGCGGAGTCTCTCCCACCACCCGAACCTCGCCGCCTACATCACGTCACAGCTGCAGGTGAGCATCGTGAGCCTCACCCTCGCCGAGCGCACCCTGACCGTGCTGAAGAACGGCGGTTTCGAAGGGGAGCAGCTGCTGATGGTCTACAACACCATCATGGGGACCGTCTTCGGCTGGATCGCAGCGGAGTACGCCATCGACCCCGACGAGACCGATTTCGAGTGGCGTGAGCGCTTCGAGCAGCAGCTCCGACTGGGCGGCGACGACCTGCCGACCCTGGGTGAACTGCTGCCCCTCGTCGCAAATCGTGCCTTCATGCTCCGCTGGAGCTCGGCAAAGGTCATGCCGATGCAGGGCAGTTTCGAGTTCATGCTGCAGACCCTCATCAGGGGCCTCGAAGCCGCCACGCCGGAGCGGCCCGGCTCTCCTGAAGCGTCTTCCGAACGCGGGTGA
- a CDS encoding phosphotriesterase family protein, whose protein sequence is MSTVETALGAVDTADLGPTLSHEHLFINLMLERRGDGLVHEEQLVVDELQVFADQGGGTIFDLTTAELTPGSTTASKPTFTATAAGETRDPENVAAIQRVSRATGVNVVLGAGRYRDPFMSRDLIDRLGVDGIAEEIIRDLTEGIPGTGVKAGIIGEIGADKWFVSATEERSFRGAARASVATGVPVYTHAARWHVGLDQVALLRHEGVDPAKIVVGHVDTVPTPGFAVELASTGVYIGLDTINSKNPAAVAPRVAQVLELVRAGYLERILLSHDVCVVSHLRAYGGNGFGFVLEGFRHALLEAGISAEEFDTMIRANPARLLG, encoded by the coding sequence ATGAGCACGGTCGAGACCGCTCTCGGTGCCGTCGACACCGCAGACCTCGGCCCCACCCTGTCGCACGAGCACCTCTTCATCAACCTCATGCTCGAGCGCAGGGGCGACGGGCTCGTGCACGAAGAGCAGCTGGTCGTCGACGAACTGCAGGTCTTCGCCGACCAGGGCGGTGGCACGATCTTCGATCTGACGACGGCGGAGCTGACGCCCGGCTCCACGACGGCGTCGAAACCGACCTTCACCGCCACGGCCGCCGGCGAGACGAGGGATCCCGAGAACGTGGCGGCGATCCAGCGCGTCTCCCGCGCCACCGGGGTGAACGTGGTGCTCGGCGCCGGGCGCTACCGCGACCCGTTCATGAGCCGTGACCTCATCGACCGGCTCGGAGTCGACGGAATCGCTGAGGAGATCATCCGCGACCTCACCGAAGGCATCCCCGGCACCGGGGTGAAGGCGGGCATCATCGGCGAGATCGGGGCCGACAAGTGGTTCGTCTCTGCGACGGAGGAGCGGTCGTTCCGCGGGGCGGCGAGGGCCAGTGTCGCAACCGGGGTGCCGGTCTACACCCACGCCGCGCGCTGGCATGTGGGCCTCGACCAGGTCGCTCTGCTCCGGCACGAAGGCGTGGACCCGGCGAAGATCGTCGTCGGCCACGTCGACACGGTGCCGACTCCCGGGTTCGCCGTCGAGCTGGCCTCCACCGGGGTCTACATCGGCCTCGACACCATCAATTCGAAGAACCCCGCGGCCGTCGCGCCCCGGGTCGCCCAGGTTCTCGAGCTCGTGCGGGCCGGGTACCTCGAGCGCATCCTGCTCTCGCACGACGTGTGCGTCGTCTCGCACCTGCGCGCGTACGGCGGCAACGGTTTCGGCTTCGTGCTCGAGGGGTTCCGGCACGCCCTGCTCGAAGCAGGGATCTCGGCCGAGGAGTTCGACACCATGATCCGGGCGAACCCGGCCAGGCTGTTAGGTTGA
- a CDS encoding aspartate aminotransferase family protein, producing MKSSLIQNNLSADLPAIESAQGVWLTDTRGKRYLDACSGAVVTTIGHGNPAVIAAMAEQAQHVTFTHRGAFTSVQTEQLADRLAALTGYAGVWFVSSGSEAVEAALQFALQYFREIGQPERQWFLSSSQSYHGNTLGGLSLSGHARRSVAGELAHAFHTLPTPYTYRDSAGLSESDYADALLVLAREQFVEHAHHLAGIVIEPVGGATLSATVPPAHYLVGLKSLCEEFGVLFIADEVMTGLGRAGRMLASDHWGIKPDLVATGKGLGAGYTPIAATLVSERVISAIEQGSGRIQGGHTYAGNPLSIAIASAVIEVLVSEDLVARGARMAVYLREQLENLAASHPVIGDVRGVGMLLALEFVQNRETREVTLPQGQLGRRVAAAALRHGVIIYVATGGFNEAAAVSPPLTISTEEIDYLVAGLDLALSEVESQLLDEGALALVAGVGA from the coding sequence ATGAAATCATCTCTCATCCAGAACAACCTCTCGGCTGACCTCCCCGCGATCGAGAGCGCCCAGGGGGTCTGGCTCACCGACACCCGTGGCAAGCGGTACCTCGACGCCTGCTCCGGCGCTGTGGTGACGACGATCGGCCACGGCAACCCGGCCGTCATCGCGGCGATGGCAGAGCAGGCGCAACACGTCACCTTCACCCACCGCGGCGCCTTCACGAGCGTGCAGACGGAACAGCTCGCCGACCGTCTCGCCGCGCTGACCGGGTACGCCGGGGTCTGGTTCGTGAGCTCCGGATCGGAGGCCGTCGAGGCCGCCCTCCAGTTCGCCCTGCAGTACTTCCGCGAGATCGGGCAGCCCGAACGGCAGTGGTTCCTCTCGTCGTCGCAGAGCTACCACGGGAACACCCTCGGCGGACTCTCCCTCTCCGGCCACGCCCGGCGGAGTGTCGCGGGCGAGCTGGCGCACGCGTTCCACACGCTGCCCACCCCGTACACCTACCGGGACAGCGCCGGCCTCAGCGAGAGCGACTACGCGGATGCCCTGCTCGTGCTTGCGCGTGAACAGTTCGTCGAGCACGCCCATCACCTGGCGGGCATCGTGATCGAGCCCGTCGGTGGGGCCACTCTCTCGGCGACCGTTCCCCCCGCGCACTACCTTGTGGGACTGAAGAGCCTCTGCGAGGAGTTCGGTGTGCTGTTCATCGCCGACGAGGTGATGACGGGCCTCGGTCGCGCCGGGCGGATGCTCGCCTCCGACCACTGGGGCATCAAGCCCGACCTCGTCGCCACCGGTAAGGGCCTCGGCGCGGGGTACACGCCCATCGCGGCGACCCTGGTCTCCGAGCGTGTGATCTCGGCGATCGAGCAGGGCTCCGGCCGCATCCAGGGCGGCCACACCTACGCGGGGAATCCGCTGTCGATCGCGATCGCGTCAGCAGTGATCGAGGTGCTCGTCTCCGAAGACCTCGTCGCCCGCGGTGCCCGAATGGCCGTCTACCTGCGCGAGCAGCTCGAGAACCTGGCCGCGTCGCATCCGGTCATCGGCGACGTGCGGGGGGTCGGGATGCTGCTCGCCCTCGAATTCGTGCAGAACCGTGAGACGAGAGAGGTGACGCTCCCGCAGGGCCAGCTCGGCAGGCGTGTGGCTGCGGCCGCCCTCCGGCACGGCGTGATCATCTACGTCGCCACCGGCGGGTTCAACGAGGCCGCCGCCGTCTCGCCGCCACTCACCATCAGCACTGAGGAGATCGACTACCTGGTGGCGGGGCTCGATCTCGCCCTGTCGGAGGTCGAGTCCCAGCTGCTCGACGAGGGCGCTCTCGCGCTCGTCGCGGGGGTCGGCGCATGA
- a CDS encoding amino acid ABC transporter ATP-binding protein yields MNDRTETPIVDARAVHKAYGSNQVLKGVDLTVQQGEVVCLIGPSGSGKTTLLRTLNHLETVDDGIILIDGDLVGYRQDGEKLYELPEREVAVRRRRIGMVFQHFNLFPHLTVLQNIVEAPIGVGGQSRKEATANAERLLERVGLGEKGSAYPAQLSGGQKQRVAIARALAMNPRIMLFDEPTSALDPELVGEVLSVMRDLARDGMTMVVVTHEMNFARQVANRVVFMADGHVVEQGPPEQVILNPQHSRTREFLQAVTS; encoded by the coding sequence ATGAACGACCGAACGGAGACTCCGATCGTCGATGCCCGGGCCGTGCACAAGGCCTACGGCTCCAACCAGGTACTGAAGGGCGTCGACCTGACGGTGCAGCAGGGCGAGGTGGTCTGCCTCATCGGTCCGAGCGGATCCGGCAAGACCACCCTTCTCCGAACCCTCAACCACCTCGAAACCGTGGACGACGGGATCATCCTCATCGACGGCGACCTGGTCGGCTACCGGCAGGACGGCGAGAAGCTCTACGAACTGCCGGAACGCGAAGTGGCCGTGCGCCGCCGGCGCATCGGCATGGTCTTCCAGCACTTCAACCTCTTCCCACACCTGACGGTGCTGCAGAACATCGTCGAGGCGCCCATCGGCGTGGGCGGGCAGTCGCGCAAGGAGGCCACCGCGAACGCCGAGCGCCTCCTCGAGCGGGTGGGCCTCGGCGAGAAGGGCTCGGCGTATCCCGCACAGCTGTCGGGCGGCCAGAAGCAGCGCGTCGCCATCGCCCGCGCCCTGGCGATGAACCCCCGCATCATGCTCTTCGACGAGCCGACCAGTGCACTCGACCCCGAGCTCGTCGGAGAAGTGCTGTCGGTCATGCGCGACCTCGCGCGCGACGGGATGACCATGGTCGTCGTCACGCACGAGATGAACTTCGCCCGCCAGGTGGCCAACCGTGTCGTCTTCATGGCCGACGGCCACGTCGTCGAGCAGGGCCCGCCCGAGCAGGTCATCCTCAATCCCCAACACTCCAGAACCCGAGAATTCCTCCAGGCGGTCACATCATGA
- a CDS encoding amino acid ABC transporter permease, which yields MTTTQTRPPATRPVYRVVPRRSVFPWILAAVLLVIVVGVIGALATNPALNWATTLQYLFSERILRGVWITIQLSVLAMLFGSALGVVVGLLRMSKNRMLRTIASVYIMIFRSVPALLQLLLWGNIGLVVRNISMGIPFTDVQFFSVTTNSLIAPFTAAVIGLALLEAAFVAEIVRGGVASIDRGQFEASSALGMPPGYTMRRIVLPQAMRVIVPPLGNQFINLIKGTSLVSVIAGGDVLTEALNISASNYRVIEMLAVATFWYLILVAVASIGQSFLERRLAKGAH from the coding sequence GTGACAACCACCCAGACGCGCCCGCCCGCCACCCGGCCGGTCTACCGGGTCGTTCCCCGACGCTCCGTCTTCCCGTGGATCCTCGCGGCGGTCCTGCTCGTGATCGTCGTCGGAGTGATCGGCGCCCTGGCCACGAACCCGGCCCTGAACTGGGCGACCACCCTGCAGTACCTCTTCAGCGAGCGCATCCTCCGCGGCGTCTGGATCACGATCCAGCTCTCGGTGCTCGCCATGCTGTTCGGTTCCGCCCTCGGCGTGGTCGTCGGCCTGCTGCGCATGTCGAAGAACCGGATGCTCCGCACGATCGCCAGCGTCTACATCATGATCTTCCGGTCGGTACCCGCCCTGCTGCAGCTGCTGCTCTGGGGCAACATCGGCCTCGTGGTGCGCAACATCAGCATGGGCATCCCGTTCACCGATGTGCAGTTCTTCTCGGTCACCACCAACTCGCTCATCGCACCCTTCACGGCAGCGGTCATCGGGCTGGCGCTCCTCGAAGCGGCGTTCGTGGCCGAGATCGTGCGCGGTGGCGTCGCTTCGATCGACCGCGGCCAGTTCGAGGCGTCGAGCGCCCTCGGCATGCCCCCCGGCTACACCATGCGACGAATCGTGTTGCCGCAGGCGATGCGGGTCATCGTGCCGCCGCTCGGCAACCAGTTCATCAACCTCATCAAGGGCACGAGCCTCGTCTCCGTCATCGCGGGCGGCGACGTGCTCACCGAGGCGCTGAACATCTCGGCCAGCAACTACCGGGTCATCGAGATGCTCGCCGTCGCCACCTTCTGGTACCTGATCCTGGTCGCCGTGGCGTCCATCGGTCAGTCCTTCCTCGAACGACGACTGGCGAAAGGCGCCCACTGA